Proteins encoded in a region of the Syngnathus typhle isolate RoL2023-S1 ecotype Sweden linkage group LG20, RoL_Styp_1.0, whole genome shotgun sequence genome:
- the LOC133144987 gene encoding lamin-A-like gives MSASKKRKRPKDSEGLSSGGCNVPRPKIAQQVTVDEQQVTVDEQQVTLDEVDSYGKYVRLRNTVDEDQNLGNWQVKLQIGSSAPIVFKFAAEFILKAHESVTIWAADAGRNHNPPSDLVWETQSNWGPVGQVHFTLINANGEEIRMSKATGARLEDDDGNSTSTVG, from the exons atgtcggccagcaaaaagaggaaacgtccgaaggacagcgagggtttgagctcgggcggatgcaatgtgcctcgtcctaaaatcgcccagcaggtcactgtggatgagcagcaggtcactgtggatgagcagcaggtcactctggatgaggtggactcgtacggcaaatatgtcagactccgcaatacagttgatgag gatcagaatttggggaactggcaggtgaagctccagattggatcttctgctcccatcgtattcaagtttgccgcagaattcatcctgaaggcccacgagagtgtcacg atctgggcggctgacgctggccgaaaccacaatcctccctctgatctagtctgggagacacagtccaactggggacccgtaggccaggtccactttaccttgatcaacgccaacggagag gaaataaggatgagcaaagccactggcgcacgtttggaagatgatgatggaaattccacttccaccgtgggatag